The Temnothorax longispinosus isolate EJ_2023e chromosome 7, Tlon_JGU_v1, whole genome shotgun sequence genome contains a region encoding:
- the LOC139816443 gene encoding peptidoglycan-recognition protein LC-like, whose amino-acid sequence MDTVALVQQQQQALYGDHQSKREQDHVNSTVASAESHAVVRFSGETERSARETAVVAPGNGSIGVSSTQCNNVDDDDEEEETDVEEGGVGGWITNLPVSSTIVQQQPAFATTNGDVVLPNADQPTFGDVRVKNSTNVHLVNQTCYNGPVTLKQFIYTNPTPNQDTTSASDNTSDLLTSKDNGAPNGCIFPQNTKLNKVTQWLWTWKWHTALSCVLALILLGIIVFITVHFTHQSDVSPAPSEPTTRFTWTTPPATPTPTTPKIPNSSTEGNNGTETPFRLVERNEWGARPPSEPLRKMKLPVSHVIICHTATAFCTTQSECANKLRIIQNNQMKNDYADIAYNFMVGGDGFAYVGRNWNYIGGHSGNYNGISIGIAFIGDFTSVVPPKTQLNTAKELIKFGVRDGKIAPDYKLLGHRQAVKTKSPGDALYNEIIKWPHWSSQPRP is encoded by the exons ATGGATACGGTGGCATTGgtgcaacagcaacagcaagCGCTCTACGGTGATCACCAGAGTAAAAGAGAGCAGGATCACGTGAATAGTACTGTTGCGTCTGCCGAAAGTCACGCGGTCGTCAGGTTTTCCGGCGAGACTGAGCGGTCGGCGAGGGAAACCGCGGTCGTCGCTCCGGGCAATGGTAGCATTGGAGTTTCCTCTACACAGTGTAATAAcgtagacgacgacgacgaggaagaagagaCGGATGTCGAAGAAGGCGGCGTGGGCGGATGGATCACGAATCTGCCGGTATCGTCGACCATCGTTCAGCAGCAACCAGCGTTCGCCACCACGAATGGTGACGTCGTTCTACCGAACGCTGATCAGCCGACTTTTGGCGATGTCCGCGTGAAGAACTCGACGAATGTGCATCTTGTTAACCAGACCTGCTACAATGGTCCTGTTACTTTAAAGCAGTTTATTTACACGAATCCTACTCCGAATCAGGATACGACCAGCGCCTCCGACAATACCTCGGATTTGCTGACGAGTAAAGACAACGGAGCTCCAAATGGATGCATCTTTCCGCaaaatactaaattaaataaag tgacGCAATGGCTCTGGACGTGGAAATGGCATACGGCTTTATCGTGCGTTCTAGCTTTAATACTTCTGGGTATTATAGTGTTCATAACTGTACATTTCACACATCAATCTGACGTATCTCCCGCACCGTCCGAACCGACCACACGGTTTACATGGACCACACCACCCGCAACACCCACACCAACCACACCAAAAATTCCAAACTCGTCTACCGAGG GTAATAACGGGACAGAGACTCCGTTTCGCCTTGTCGAGAGGAATGAATGGGGTGCACGGCCACCTTCGGAACCCCTAAGAAAAATGAAGCTGCCAGTATCACATGTAATTATTTGTCACACTGCGACAGCATTCTGTACCACGCAATCAGAGTGCGCAAACAAATTGAGAATTATCCAGAATAATCAGATGAAAAATGATTATGCGGATATCGCCTACAATTTCATGGTCGGAGGCGACGGCTTCGCATATGTTGGCAGAAACTGGAATTACATCGGTGGCCATTCAGGAAACTATAACGGCATAAGTATTGGTATTGCATTCATCGGTGATTTCACTTCGGTTGTACCGCCGAAAACGCAATTAAATACCGCAAAAGAGCTTATAAAGTTCGGCGTCAGAGACGGAAAAATTGCGCCTGACTATAAACTGTTAGGTCACCGACAAGCTGTGAAGACTAAAAGTCCTGGAGATGCcttatataatgaaattataaagtggCCCCATTGGTCATCCCAGCCTAGACCTTAA